Proteins from a genomic interval of Polaribacter sejongensis:
- a CDS encoding YdeI/OmpD-associated family protein — MNEIEEFYFKNDIEWRFWLSKNHNLSTGIYLIFYKVENEEESMRWEEAVKVALCYGWIDATVKSLGEGKRRQYFCPRKEKSVWSAVNKNYIQNLIADNLMHQSGLDIIEIAKLNGSWTALDEVEKGIIPNDLKLAFDKNEIAFTNFTNFSNFAPSYKKQYLYWIHQAKREATRQKRIMEIIQLCEANKKSRGNR; from the coding sequence AGAATTTTACTTTAAAAATGATATTGAATGGCGCTTTTGGCTGTCCAAAAATCATAATTTATCAACAGGTATTTATCTTATTTTTTATAAAGTAGAAAATGAAGAGGAATCTATGCGTTGGGAAGAAGCTGTAAAAGTTGCTTTGTGTTATGGTTGGATAGACGCCACTGTAAAAAGTTTAGGAGAAGGTAAACGTAGGCAATATTTCTGTCCAAGAAAGGAAAAAAGTGTTTGGAGTGCTGTAAATAAAAATTATATACAAAATTTAATTGCTGATAATTTAATGCACCAAAGTGGATTAGATATTATAGAAATTGCAAAACTAAATGGTTCTTGGACAGCATTAGATGAAGTAGAAAAAGGAATCATTCCTAATGACCTAAAACTTGCCTTTGATAAAAATGAAATAGCTTTTACCAATTTTACCAATTTTAGCAATTTTGCTCCTAGTTATAAAAAGCAGTACTTATATTGGATACATCAAGCAAAGAGAGAAGCCACTAGGCAAAAAAGAATTATGGAGATTATTCAATTATGTGAGGCAAATAAAAAATCTAGAGGAAATAGGTAG